From the Daphnia magna isolate NIES linkage group LG3, ASM2063170v1.1, whole genome shotgun sequence genome, one window contains:
- the LOC123470468 gene encoding uncharacterized protein LOC123470468 — MGSKGEEYFGLLEIGKSYMLKNGVVIILNSKGGVPDMVYKFVPLKSIASINDGQVIDTFGYVCDIGGMTTSVVHESFGDNMLVNMTIGCTNETRLLISGMGFRRGHWFGRSGIQEDSIVAIKGVKIERRVKELLPEAHAIWIMKQGDSSEQVGECNAGEVTSKVEEGSG; from the exons ATGGGCAGCAAAGGGGAAGAGTATTTCGGTTTGTTAGAG ATTGGGAAAAGCTACATGTTGAAAAATGGTGTGGTT ATCATTTTGAATTCCAAAGGAGGTGTACCTGACATGGTGTATAAGTTTGTGCCGTTGAAAAGCATTGCATCAATCAATGATGGTCAAGTAATAG ATACATTTGGATATGTTTGTGATATTGGTGGCATGACTACCAGCGTTGTTCATGAATCGTTTGGTGATAACATGTTGGTGAACATGACTATTGGCTGTACCAATGAAACCCGA TTGCTTATTTCAGGCATGGGTTTCCGTCGTGGACATTGGTTTGGGCGATCTGGAATTCAGGAAGATTCAATTGTGGCTATCAAAGGGGTGAAGATTGAAAGGCGA GTGAAAGAGTTGTTACCGGAAGCTCATGCTATTTGGATAATGAAGCAAGGTGATAGTAGTGAGCAGGTTGGTGAGTGTAATGCTGGTGAAGTAACGTCAAAAGTGGAGGAAGGTAGTGGTTAG
- the LOC116918810 gene encoding uncharacterized protein LOC116918810 yields the protein MKEWDILFLCCDTLLKDFPDGRYKILIVCCMDVSCSFFKLTAMGSKGEEYFGLLEIGKSYMLKNGVVIILNSKGGVPDMVYKFVPLKSIASINDGQVIDTFGYVCDIGGMTTSVVHESFGDNMLVNMTIGCTNETRLLISGMGFRRGHWFGRSGIQEDSIVAIKGVKIERRVKELLPEAHAIWIMKQGDSSEQVGECNAGEVTSKVEEGSG from the exons ATGAAAGAGTgggacattttgtttttgtgttgtgACACTCTGTTGAAAGATTTTCCTGACGGGAGGTACAAAATTCTTATTGTTTGTTGTATGGACGTATCATGTTCTTTTTTCAAGTTGACGGCCATGGGCAGCAAAGGGGAAGAGTATTTCGGTTTGTTAGAG ATTGGGAAAAGCTACATGTTGAAAAATGGTGTGGTT ATCATTTTGAATTCCAAAGGAGGTGTACCTGACATGGTGTATAAGTTTGTGCCGTTGAAAAGCATTGCATCAATCAATGATGGTCAAGTAATAG ATACATTTGGATATGTTTGTGATATTGGTGGCATGACTACCAGCGTTGTTCATGAATCGTTTGGTGATAACATGTTGGTGAACATGACTATTGGCTGTACCAATGAAACCCGA TTGCTTATTTCAGGCATGGGTTTCCGTCGTGGACATTGGTTTGGGCGATCTGGAATTCAGGAAGATTCAATTGTGGCTATCAAAGGGGTGAAGATTGAAAGGCGA GTGAAAGAGTTGTTACCGGAAGCTCATGCTATTTGGATAATGAAGCAAGGTGATAGTAGTGAGCAGGTTGGTGAGTGTAATGCTGGTGAAGTAACGTCAAAAGTGGAGGAAGGTAGTGGTTAG
- the LOC116918587 gene encoding protein ALP1-like, with amino-acid sequence MTHMRTVYLLLSQYVSNGIDELSSEEDDSEFEDEGILTLIGTYGIERHPRHVGYLHVISLYSDADFFRHFRVTRATFQYIFLYLQNNDFRSQVTFYGGCEPMSLFEILYINLQYFGNQGSMRLLADKFCRTESTIFNVIGEFCQFIFNKQSDFIKFPTRQNMRSVSAKFLQKANFPGVLSALDGCHIPFHPKAPNQVPYRNYKKFHSFNLMAAALPDRSFSYVFCGFPGSVHDSTVFQNSSLFQRLEAQGNQIFNPQVYHIIAVSAFPLKIWMMTPFKNINGHLQPVKKIFNKKLSSTRMVINLPLVI; translated from the coding sequence ATGACACATATGAGAACGGTGTATCTATTGCTGTCCCAGTATGTTTCTAATGGCATTGATGAATTGAGTAGCGAGGAAGATGATTCAGAATTTGAAGATGAAGGAATACTTACTTTGATCGGAACCTATGGAATTGAAAGGCATCCAAGACATGTAGGGTATCTGCACGTCATAAGCCTTTATTCTGATGCTGACTTCTTTCGCCACTTCAGAGTAACGAGAGCAACTTTCCAGTATATATTCCTCTATCTACAAAATAATGATTTCCGATCTCAAGTAACATTTTATGGAGGGTGTGAACCAATGTCCCTATTTGAAATATTGTATATTAATCTTCAGTATTTTGGAAATCAAGGATCTATGAGGCTACTTGCTGACAAATTTTGTCGTACAGAATCAACCATTTTCAACGTTATTGGCGAGTTTTGTCAGTTTATATTCAATAAACAATCTGATTTCATTAAATTTCCAACCAGGCAAAATATGCGTTCAGTTTCTGCAAAGTTTCTGCAAAAGGCAAATTTTCCTGGAGTACTATCTGCTCTTGATGGTTGTCACATACCATTTCACCCAAAAGCACCAAATCAAGTTCCATATAGAAACTACAAAAAATTTCATAGCTTCAATTTGATGGCTGCTGCTCTTCCTGATCGTTCCTTTTCTTATGTTTTTTGTGGCTTTCCTGGAAGTGTTCATGATTCaactgtttttcaaaattcatcCCTTTTTCAGAGATTAGAAGCACAAGGAAACCAAATTTTCAATCCCCAAGTATATCATATTATTGCTGTTTCAGCATTTCCTTTGAAAATTTGGATGATGACACcgtttaaaaatattaatggCCATTTGCAGCCAgttaaaaagattttcaataaGAAACTCTCGTCCACCAGAATGGTTATAAACTTGCCTTTGGTGATTTGA
- the LOC123470470 gene encoding uncharacterized protein LOC123470470 isoform X1: MHELYQLRSGKTVSVTVREQISTQTVSKKRENIRSHSTHWVIGKSEVENLATRVRFPLKSVILKRYLHFSQQNPSGSQSTRDMCKSIFEELKIIWKKANIPIKEDRDCIDCLVTLVNSWKAIKKLETKRRKNSKRVKAFIENIETLFDISAPDAFLQLKTSRQPGWKDDYEFLVNQRMCPQVGFMAGPDQKSIQLEKRQLARRRISNDAEIEKALEQSSDSSFSEDESIDEFVLPTRTSTPRQSSVSIEIPVRTLLKDTSMVTDRCQISIRSQLAIASKIITLGGGNLSDISISKSTAHRQKKRKREEAAKEIYNDWMKNKPPFVVVHWDSKLIVKQQGQSNERVSILVSGKPYLDTPKLLGVPIISDSTGLSQKNAVSDLLSTWKITESVIGLVFDTTASNTGIHRGCATLLEKELGRAIMWLACRHHIYELHVKHVWAAVIGEANSPIEPLMKRFQQDWNDLDRGTEGLCLFEWDGDEESDTFQQASKVLKWGENHLMACSFPREDYRELIELTVVYLGGKVPPPRIFHLRKPGAHHRARFMHIAIYALKMQLMSERFKMSQEELNPLKKLSDYIVLFHSIAFLRSRLGIRKNYCRYNFRIFVFQQLIFILAACAPVVDLQFICEMYRYRDVEKDVAEAAIASCHNHLWYLSEELVVLALFDEGLSHFWKTLMVKKLKNTPRPTSFSPTKPKMPQFDSTSIPNLIDLIGPRSWLIFDLLRCSNKQIEWMQFPSMDWELFEDYRDLKAFVCGLEVVNDSAERGVKMISDFKDIVDNEEQQQYLLQVIEKHRQEINLNGRKQDLCKI; this comes from the exons ATGCACGAATTATATCAACTGCGTTCAGGAAAAACAGTAAGTGTGACAGTTAGAGAGCAGATTTCAACACAAACAGTGTcaaaaaaacgtgaaaataTTCGATCACATTCTACCCATTGGGTAATCGGGAAAAGTGAAGTTGAAAATTTAGCTACACGTGTTCGCTTTCCATTAAAATCTGTTATTCTGAAAAGATACTTGCACTTCAGTCAGCAAAATCCCAGTGGATCACAGTCAACAAGAGACATGTGCAAATCAATTTTTGAAGAGTTGAAAATCATCTGGAAAAAAGCAAATATTCCCATTAAAGAAGACAGAGACTGTATTGATTGTTTGGTAACCCTTGTAAATAGTTGGAAAGCCATTAAAAAgttagaaacaaaaagaagaaagaatagTAAGAGAGTGAAAGCATTTATTGAAAATATAGAGACTCTATTTGATATTTCGGCACCGGATGCCTTTCTACAACTAAAAACATCGCGTCAACCAGGATGGAAGGATGATTATGAATTTCTCGTCAATCAAAGAATGTGTCCTCAAGTTGGATTTATGGCCGGGCCAGATCAGAAATCTATTCAGTTGGAGAAAAGACAATTAGCCCGAAGAAGAATTTCAAACGACGCCGAAATTGAAAAAGCGCTTGAGCAGAGCTCCGACAGCAGTTTTTCTGAAGATGAGTCAATAGACGAGTTTGTTTTACCAACTAGAACTTCTACTCCTCGTCAGTCCTCTGTATCGATTGAAATACCTGTTCGAACCTTGCTCAAAGATACATCAATGGTTACAGATAGATGTCAAATCAGTATCAGAAGTCAATTGGCCATCGCAAGCAAAATTATCACTCTTGGAGGAGGAAACCTCTCGGATATTTCAATATCGAAATCAACTGCACATCggcaaaaaaagagaaaacgagaGGAAGCGGCAAAGGAAATATATAACGACTGGATGAAAAACAAGCCTCCGTTTGTAGTGGTCCATTGGGACTCAAAACTGATTGTGAAACAGCAAGGACAATCGAATGAAAGAGTATCAATTCTTGTTAGTGGAAAACCATATTTAGACACTCCAAAGTTACTCGGTGTCCCTATCATTTCAGATTCGACGGGTTTGTCTCAGAAGAATGCCGTTTCTGATTTGCTGTCTACTTGGAAAATAACTGAGAGCGTAATTGGTCTGGTATTTGATACCACTGCTTCGAACACCGGTATTCATCGAGGATGCGCAACTCTTCTCGAAAAAGAACTGGGAAGGGCCATTATGTGGTTGGCATGTCGCCACCACATATACGAGTTGCACGTAAAACATGTTTGGGCCGCAGTAATTGGCGAGGCCAATTCTCCGATTGAGCCACTTATGAAACG GTTTCAGCAAGATTGGAATGATTTAGATCGTGGCACGGAAGGTCTTTGCCTGTTTGAATGGGACGGTGACGAAGAAAGTGACACTTTCCAACAAGCTAGCAAGGTTTTAAAATGGGGCGAAAACCATCTAATGGCCTGCAGTTTCCCAAGAGAAGATTACAGGGAGCTGATTGAACTCACCGTCGTTTATCTAGGAGGGAAAGTGCCCCCGCCAAGAATTTTTCATTTGCGAAAACCAGGAGCTCATCATAGAGCACGTTTCATGCATATTGCGATTTATGCCCTAAAAATGCAATTGATGTCGGAAAGATTTAAGATGAGTCAGGAGGAACTTAATCCATTGAAGAAACTATCGGATTATATAGTACTGTTTCATAGTATTGCTTTCCTACGTTCGCGGCTCGGTATACGAAAAAATTACTGCAGATACAACTTTCGAATATTTGTTTTCCAAcaattaatatttattttagcTGCCTGCGCACCTGTAGTTGATTTACAATTCATCTGTGAAATGTATCGCTATCGCGATGTTGAGAAAGACGTCGCCGAAGCCGCTATTGCATCATGTCACAACCATCTGTGGTACTTATCTGAAGAACTTGTTGTGTTGGCCCTTTTCGATGAAGGCCTGTCTCATTTCTGGAAAACCTTAATGGTGAAAAAGCTCAAGAATACTCCCCGCCCTACATCATTTTCtccaacaaaaccaaaaatgccTCAGTTTGATTCGACAAGTATTCCCAACTTAATTGATCTGATTGGACCACGGTCTTGGCTTATCTTTGACCTTCTTCGCTGCTCTaacaaacaaattgaatgGATGCAGTTTCCTTCAATGGACTGGGAATTATTTGAAGATTATAGAGATCTCAAAGCATTTGTCTGCGGCTTAGAAGTTGTCAATGATAGTGCCGAAAGAGGGGTGAAAATGATAAGTGATTTCAAAGACATAGTTGATAATGAAGAGCAACAACAATATCTTCTTCAAGTAATCGAAAAACATCGTCAAGAAATCAACTTGAATGGAAGAAAACAAGACTTGTGCAAAATATAA
- the LOC123470470 gene encoding uncharacterized protein LOC123470470 isoform X2 — MHELYQLRSGKTVSVTVREQISTQTVSKKRENIRSHSTHWVIGKSEVENLATRVRFPLKSVILKRYLHFSQQNPSGSQSTRDMCKSIFEELKIIWKKANIPIKEDRDCIDCLVTLVNSWKAIKKLETKRRKNSKRVKAFIENIETLFDISAPDAFLQLKTSRQPGWKDDYEFLVNQRMCPQVGFMAGPDQKSIQLEKRQLARRRISNDAEIEKALEQSSDSSFSEDESIDEFVLPTRTSTPRQSSVSIEIPVRTLLKDTSMVTDRCQISIRSQLAIASKIITLGGGNLSDISISKSTAHRQKKRKREEAAKEIYNDWMKNKPPFVVVHWDSKLIVKQQGQSNERVSILVSGKPYLDTPKLLGVPIISDSTGLSQKNAVSDLLSTWKITESVIGLVFDTTASNTGIHRGCATLLEKELGRAIMWLACRHHIYELHVKHVWAAVIGEANSPIEPLMKRFQQDWNDLDRGTEGLCLFEWDGDEESDTFQQASKVLKWGENHLMACSFPREDYRELIELTVVYLGGKVPPPRIFHLRKPGAHHRARFMHIAIYALKMQLMSERFKMSQEELNPLKKLSDYIVLFHSIAFLRSRLAACAPVVDLQFICEMYRYRDVEKDVAEAAIASCHNHLWYLSEELVVLALFDEGLSHFWKTLMVKKLKNTPRPTSFSPTKPKMPQFDSTSIPNLIDLIGPRSWLIFDLLRCSNKQIEWMQFPSMDWELFEDYRDLKAFVCGLEVVNDSAERGVKMISDFKDIVDNEEQQQYLLQVIEKHRQEINLNGRKQDLCKI, encoded by the exons ATGCACGAATTATATCAACTGCGTTCAGGAAAAACAGTAAGTGTGACAGTTAGAGAGCAGATTTCAACACAAACAGTGTcaaaaaaacgtgaaaataTTCGATCACATTCTACCCATTGGGTAATCGGGAAAAGTGAAGTTGAAAATTTAGCTACACGTGTTCGCTTTCCATTAAAATCTGTTATTCTGAAAAGATACTTGCACTTCAGTCAGCAAAATCCCAGTGGATCACAGTCAACAAGAGACATGTGCAAATCAATTTTTGAAGAGTTGAAAATCATCTGGAAAAAAGCAAATATTCCCATTAAAGAAGACAGAGACTGTATTGATTGTTTGGTAACCCTTGTAAATAGTTGGAAAGCCATTAAAAAgttagaaacaaaaagaagaaagaatagTAAGAGAGTGAAAGCATTTATTGAAAATATAGAGACTCTATTTGATATTTCGGCACCGGATGCCTTTCTACAACTAAAAACATCGCGTCAACCAGGATGGAAGGATGATTATGAATTTCTCGTCAATCAAAGAATGTGTCCTCAAGTTGGATTTATGGCCGGGCCAGATCAGAAATCTATTCAGTTGGAGAAAAGACAATTAGCCCGAAGAAGAATTTCAAACGACGCCGAAATTGAAAAAGCGCTTGAGCAGAGCTCCGACAGCAGTTTTTCTGAAGATGAGTCAATAGACGAGTTTGTTTTACCAACTAGAACTTCTACTCCTCGTCAGTCCTCTGTATCGATTGAAATACCTGTTCGAACCTTGCTCAAAGATACATCAATGGTTACAGATAGATGTCAAATCAGTATCAGAAGTCAATTGGCCATCGCAAGCAAAATTATCACTCTTGGAGGAGGAAACCTCTCGGATATTTCAATATCGAAATCAACTGCACATCggcaaaaaaagagaaaacgagaGGAAGCGGCAAAGGAAATATATAACGACTGGATGAAAAACAAGCCTCCGTTTGTAGTGGTCCATTGGGACTCAAAACTGATTGTGAAACAGCAAGGACAATCGAATGAAAGAGTATCAATTCTTGTTAGTGGAAAACCATATTTAGACACTCCAAAGTTACTCGGTGTCCCTATCATTTCAGATTCGACGGGTTTGTCTCAGAAGAATGCCGTTTCTGATTTGCTGTCTACTTGGAAAATAACTGAGAGCGTAATTGGTCTGGTATTTGATACCACTGCTTCGAACACCGGTATTCATCGAGGATGCGCAACTCTTCTCGAAAAAGAACTGGGAAGGGCCATTATGTGGTTGGCATGTCGCCACCACATATACGAGTTGCACGTAAAACATGTTTGGGCCGCAGTAATTGGCGAGGCCAATTCTCCGATTGAGCCACTTATGAAACG GTTTCAGCAAGATTGGAATGATTTAGATCGTGGCACGGAAGGTCTTTGCCTGTTTGAATGGGACGGTGACGAAGAAAGTGACACTTTCCAACAAGCTAGCAAGGTTTTAAAATGGGGCGAAAACCATCTAATGGCCTGCAGTTTCCCAAGAGAAGATTACAGGGAGCTGATTGAACTCACCGTCGTTTATCTAGGAGGGAAAGTGCCCCCGCCAAGAATTTTTCATTTGCGAAAACCAGGAGCTCATCATAGAGCACGTTTCATGCATATTGCGATTTATGCCCTAAAAATGCAATTGATGTCGGAAAGATTTAAGATGAGTCAGGAGGAACTTAATCCATTGAAGAAACTATCGGATTATATAGTACTGTTTCATAGTATTGCTTTCCTACGTTCGCGGCTCG cTGCCTGCGCACCTGTAGTTGATTTACAATTCATCTGTGAAATGTATCGCTATCGCGATGTTGAGAAAGACGTCGCCGAAGCCGCTATTGCATCATGTCACAACCATCTGTGGTACTTATCTGAAGAACTTGTTGTGTTGGCCCTTTTCGATGAAGGCCTGTCTCATTTCTGGAAAACCTTAATGGTGAAAAAGCTCAAGAATACTCCCCGCCCTACATCATTTTCtccaacaaaaccaaaaatgccTCAGTTTGATTCGACAAGTATTCCCAACTTAATTGATCTGATTGGACCACGGTCTTGGCTTATCTTTGACCTTCTTCGCTGCTCTaacaaacaaattgaatgGATGCAGTTTCCTTCAATGGACTGGGAATTATTTGAAGATTATAGAGATCTCAAAGCATTTGTCTGCGGCTTAGAAGTTGTCAATGATAGTGCCGAAAGAGGGGTGAAAATGATAAGTGATTTCAAAGACATAGTTGATAATGAAGAGCAACAACAATATCTTCTTCAAGTAATCGAAAAACATCGTCAAGAAATCAACTTGAATGGAAGAAAACAAGACTTGTGCAAAATATAA